The following proteins come from a genomic window of Yinghuangia sp. ASG 101:
- a CDS encoding (2,3-dihydroxybenzoyl)adenylate synthase, giving the protein MTATPALSEPEPESARATAPGRLDGWTPWPDEFARRYRAAGHWRGDTLGDLSRAWARTWPERTAIVDASARLTYAELDRRAERTAAGFADLGIRPGDRVVVQLPNTADFVVVLLALLRLGAVPALTLPAHRAHEIGHLAALADAVAYVAPDTHAGFDHRELARGLRDSAPSVRHVVIAGDPGPADDGFVALDRVDAEPRPLAGPDASDVALLLVSGGTTGLPKLIPRTHDDYALNARASAEVCALTGDDVYLVALPAAHNFPLSCPGILGVLGVGGTVVLASAPSPDVVFPLIEAERVTVTAVVPPVADLWSMAWEWEDGDRSSLRLLQVGGARLSADLARTLGPALGCTVQQVFGMAEGLLNFTRLDDSADLVAETQGRPLTDDDEVLVVDDDGNPVAPGEIGELLVRGPYTIRGYYRVPEHNATAFTPQGHYRSGDLVRRLPSGHLVVEGRVKEVINRGGEGVPAGELEEHLAAHPAVRQVAVIPLPDPVLGERVCAVVIPATSGGAPTLPDLKAFLTGRGLAAYKSPDVLKIVDELPRTGVGKINKRELTARFGPGRG; this is encoded by the coding sequence ATGACCGCCACCCCCGCCCTCTCCGAGCCCGAACCCGAGTCCGCACGGGCGACCGCCCCCGGTCGGCTGGACGGCTGGACGCCGTGGCCGGACGAGTTCGCCCGCCGCTACCGCGCCGCGGGGCACTGGCGCGGCGATACCCTCGGCGACCTCTCGCGCGCCTGGGCACGCACGTGGCCCGAGCGCACCGCGATCGTCGACGCGTCCGCCCGCCTGACGTACGCCGAACTCGACCGGCGCGCGGAACGCACCGCGGCCGGGTTCGCGGACCTCGGCATCCGCCCCGGCGACCGGGTGGTCGTCCAACTGCCCAACACCGCCGACTTCGTCGTCGTCCTGCTCGCCTTGCTCCGCCTCGGCGCGGTCCCCGCCCTCACGCTGCCCGCCCACCGCGCGCACGAGATCGGGCACCTGGCCGCCCTCGCCGACGCCGTCGCGTACGTCGCCCCCGACACCCACGCCGGTTTCGACCACCGCGAACTCGCCCGGGGCCTGCGCGACTCCGCGCCGTCCGTGCGCCACGTCGTCATCGCCGGCGACCCCGGGCCGGCCGACGACGGATTCGTCGCACTCGACCGCGTCGACGCCGAACCGCGCCCGCTCGCGGGACCCGACGCGTCCGACGTCGCCCTGCTCCTGGTGTCCGGCGGCACCACCGGGCTGCCCAAGCTCATCCCGCGCACCCACGACGACTACGCCCTCAACGCCCGGGCCAGCGCCGAGGTCTGCGCGCTGACCGGCGATGACGTCTACCTCGTCGCGCTGCCCGCCGCACACAACTTCCCGCTGTCCTGCCCCGGCATCCTGGGTGTCCTCGGCGTCGGCGGCACCGTCGTCCTCGCCTCGGCGCCGAGCCCCGACGTCGTCTTCCCGCTCATCGAGGCCGAGCGCGTCACCGTCACCGCGGTCGTCCCGCCGGTCGCCGACCTGTGGTCGATGGCGTGGGAATGGGAGGACGGCGACCGCTCCTCGCTGCGCCTGCTCCAGGTCGGCGGCGCGCGCCTGAGCGCCGACCTCGCGCGCACCCTCGGCCCGGCCCTCGGCTGCACGGTGCAGCAGGTCTTCGGCATGGCCGAGGGGCTGCTCAACTTCACGCGGCTCGACGACTCGGCGGACCTCGTCGCCGAGACCCAGGGCCGTCCGCTCACCGACGACGACGAGGTCCTGGTCGTCGACGACGACGGAAACCCCGTCGCGCCGGGGGAGATCGGCGAACTGCTGGTCCGCGGGCCGTACACCATCCGCGGCTACTACCGCGTCCCCGAGCACAACGCCACCGCGTTCACGCCGCAGGGCCACTACCGCAGCGGCGACCTGGTCCGTCGGCTCCCCAGCGGCCACCTGGTCGTCGAAGGCCGCGTCAAGGAGGTCATCAACCGGGGCGGCGAGGGCGTCCCCGCCGGAGAGTTGGAGGAACACCTCGCCGCGCACCCCGCGGTCCGGCAGGTCGCGGTGATCCCGCTGCCCGATCCCGTGCTCGGCGAGCGCGTCTGCGCCGTGGTCATCCCCGCCACCTCCG
- a CDS encoding non-ribosomal peptide synthetase, giving the protein MRLTAEELRRDVAQLLDVEPESVRDDDDLITHGLDSLRLMRLAGGWRRRGVEVTFADLAANPSVGAWLALLGEGGVSPEAATAAPDTPADPGSPAEEGTFPLATMQHAYWIGRSENQALGGVAAHLYVEFDHGTATGGETADPAPGSTALVDPALGPIALLDPALGPTALLDPALGPTALLDPALGSTALLDPARLETAARALVARHPMLRARVTDDGRQEILASPPQPVLRVEDLRDLDESAVAARLDVIRDSCSHQVLDIEAGQVFDLRLTLLPGGRARVHLDVDMVAADALSYRTLLADLAHLYEHPDRPLPELGYDYRRYLAERPPLRSAAAERARAYWDERIPDLPGAPDLPLRPEGPGATDGTEGTAPARDMTRVTRRHLWLAPEAKAGWTEQAHAHGVTPAMALATAFATVLAAWSAESRFLLNVPLFDREEIHPDVPRLVGDFTGSVLLDVDQSEPRTFLEHARALQARMHADAAHADQSGLNVLRDLSRARGEQVLASVVYTSALGLGELFDPAVTRLFGEPTWIISQGPQVLLDAQITEVRGGLLVNWDIRENAFPDGLADAMFGAYHDLVTRLGTHAEDWNRPLGNLTPASQLAVRDRANDTAAPRSHRRLHDGFFAHAAARPDAPAVLWGTDDQTDDQTDDETDDETDEPGTAGSPTGRLTYGRLADRALRVAAALSERGVRPGDRVGVTLPKGPDQVIAVLGVLAAGAAYVPVSVEQPPARRERIHTTAGIALVLDTDGGTGASPVAEALPLATAAAHPKPLDAPVPGSEDDTAYILFTSGSTGEPKGVELPHRAAMNTIDDLNTRFAIGADDRALGLSALDFDLSVYDIFGLLSAGGAVVVLPEEDRREAPRWVELVRRHRVSVVNCVPPLLDMLLTAGAAAGDGALGDSPRVVLLGGDWVTVDLPARLHAQVPACRFIALGGTTETAIHSTVYEVPAGTELPAEWRSVPYGTPLGNVRCRVVDERGRDRPDWVPGELWIGGDGVAAGYRGDPARTADRFPTVDGRTWYRTGDLARYLPDGTLEFLGRRDHQLKLRGFRIEAGEVEAALATAPGVRRAIVGIHGPALVAAVAAAPGTTPEQTVEHTRALLPPHMVPEHVVVLDEFPLTPNGKIDRRALTALWDRRPTDAAHNPPRTDVERVIAAIWSEALPDGTGPIGRDDDFLAVGGDSVLATAIVGHLREALDTTHVTVRAVFGTRTVAALARHLAERHDAPADLEQAAGLYLHVAALTDDEVAAALL; this is encoded by the coding sequence GTGCGTTTGACGGCCGAGGAGCTACGCCGAGACGTTGCTCAACTGCTCGACGTGGAACCGGAATCCGTGCGGGACGACGACGACCTCATCACGCACGGTCTGGACTCCCTTCGACTCATGCGGCTCGCCGGCGGCTGGCGTCGGCGCGGTGTCGAGGTCACGTTCGCCGATCTCGCCGCGAACCCGAGCGTGGGCGCGTGGCTCGCGCTGCTCGGCGAGGGAGGGGTGTCGCCCGAGGCGGCCACGGCGGCGCCGGACACCCCGGCCGACCCCGGATCCCCGGCCGAGGAGGGAACGTTCCCTCTCGCCACCATGCAACACGCGTACTGGATAGGCCGGTCCGAGAACCAGGCGCTGGGCGGCGTCGCCGCACACCTCTACGTGGAGTTCGACCACGGCACCGCCACGGGCGGGGAGACCGCCGACCCGGCGCCGGGTTCAACTGCGCTCGTCGACCCCGCGCTCGGTCCAATTGCGCTCCTCGACCCCGCGCTGGGCCCGACTGCGCTCCTCGACCCCGCGTTGGGTCCGACTGCGCTCCTCGACCCCGCGCTGGGCTCGACTGCGCTCCTCGACCCCGCGCGGCTCGAAACCGCCGCGCGGGCGCTTGTCGCGCGTCATCCGATGCTGCGTGCCCGGGTGACCGACGACGGCCGTCAGGAGATCCTGGCGTCCCCGCCGCAGCCCGTGCTCCGCGTCGAAGACCTGCGCGACCTCGACGAATCGGCCGTGGCCGCACGCCTCGACGTGATTCGCGACTCCTGCTCGCACCAGGTCCTGGACATCGAGGCGGGCCAGGTGTTCGACCTGCGCCTTACGCTGCTGCCCGGCGGGCGCGCCCGCGTGCACCTCGATGTCGACATGGTCGCCGCGGACGCCCTGAGCTACCGCACCCTCCTCGCCGACCTCGCCCACCTCTACGAGCACCCCGACCGTCCGCTGCCCGAGCTTGGGTACGACTACCGCCGCTACCTCGCCGAGCGCCCCCCGCTGCGGTCCGCCGCGGCCGAGCGCGCCCGCGCCTACTGGGACGAGCGCATCCCCGACCTGCCCGGCGCCCCCGATCTCCCGCTGCGCCCGGAAGGCCCCGGGGCGACCGACGGCACCGAAGGCACCGCGCCGGCCCGCGACATGACGCGCGTCACCCGCCGCCACCTCTGGCTCGCGCCGGAGGCCAAGGCGGGCTGGACCGAGCAGGCGCACGCCCACGGCGTCACCCCCGCGATGGCACTCGCGACGGCGTTCGCGACCGTCCTGGCCGCGTGGAGCGCCGAATCACGGTTCCTGCTCAACGTCCCGCTGTTCGACCGCGAGGAGATCCACCCCGATGTGCCGCGCCTCGTCGGCGACTTCACCGGATCGGTGCTGCTCGACGTGGACCAGTCCGAGCCCCGCACGTTCCTCGAGCACGCGCGCGCCCTCCAGGCCCGCATGCACGCCGACGCCGCGCACGCCGACCAATCCGGGCTCAACGTCCTGCGCGACCTGTCCCGCGCCCGGGGCGAACAGGTCCTCGCCTCCGTCGTCTACACCAGCGCCCTCGGCCTCGGCGAGCTGTTCGACCCCGCGGTGACACGCCTGTTCGGCGAGCCAACGTGGATCATCTCGCAGGGGCCGCAGGTGCTCCTGGACGCCCAGATCACCGAGGTGCGCGGCGGGCTGCTCGTCAACTGGGACATCCGCGAGAACGCGTTCCCCGACGGCCTCGCCGACGCCATGTTCGGCGCGTACCACGACCTGGTCACCCGCCTCGGCACCCACGCGGAGGACTGGAACCGCCCTCTCGGCAATCTCACCCCCGCGAGCCAACTCGCCGTCCGCGACCGGGCCAACGACACCGCCGCGCCGCGCTCGCACCGCCGGCTCCACGACGGCTTCTTCGCGCACGCCGCCGCCCGCCCCGACGCGCCCGCGGTGCTGTGGGGGACCGACGACCAGACCGACGACCAGACCGACGACGAGACCGACGACGAGACCGACGAGCCGGGCACCGCCGGTTCGCCGACCGGGCGGCTCACGTACGGCCGCCTCGCGGACCGGGCGCTGCGCGTCGCCGCTGCGCTGTCCGAGCGCGGGGTGCGCCCCGGCGACCGCGTCGGCGTCACGCTGCCGAAGGGGCCCGACCAAGTGATCGCCGTCCTCGGGGTGTTGGCCGCCGGCGCGGCCTATGTCCCGGTCAGCGTCGAACAGCCGCCCGCCCGGCGCGAACGCATCCACACGACCGCCGGCATCGCCCTTGTCCTCGACACCGACGGCGGCACCGGGGCGTCACCCGTCGCCGAGGCCCTGCCGCTCGCCACCGCCGCCGCGCACCCGAAGCCGCTCGACGCCCCCGTGCCCGGCTCCGAGGACGACACCGCCTACATCCTGTTCACGTCCGGATCGACCGGCGAACCCAAAGGCGTCGAACTGCCGCACCGCGCGGCCATGAACACCATCGACGACCTCAACACCCGCTTCGCGATCGGCGCCGACGACCGCGCGCTCGGGCTGTCCGCACTCGACTTCGACCTGTCCGTGTACGACATCTTCGGCCTCCTGTCGGCCGGCGGCGCCGTCGTCGTGCTGCCCGAGGAGGACCGCCGCGAGGCCCCGCGCTGGGTCGAACTCGTGCGCCGGCACCGGGTCAGCGTCGTCAACTGCGTGCCGCCGCTGCTCGACATGCTGCTCACCGCCGGTGCGGCGGCGGGCGACGGCGCGCTCGGCGACTCCCCGCGCGTCGTGCTCCTGGGCGGCGACTGGGTCACCGTCGACCTGCCCGCCCGCCTGCACGCGCAGGTCCCCGCGTGCCGGTTCATCGCCCTGGGCGGCACCACCGAGACGGCCATCCACTCGACCGTGTACGAGGTGCCCGCGGGTACCGAACTCCCCGCCGAGTGGCGGTCCGTGCCGTACGGAACGCCACTGGGCAACGTCCGCTGCCGCGTCGTCGACGAGCGGGGCCGCGACCGCCCCGACTGGGTCCCCGGCGAACTGTGGATCGGCGGCGACGGCGTGGCCGCCGGATACCGCGGCGACCCCGCCCGCACCGCCGACCGCTTCCCGACCGTCGACGGCCGGACCTGGTACCGCACCGGCGACCTCGCCCGGTATCTCCCGGACGGCACCCTGGAGTTCCTCGGCCGCCGCGACCACCAGCTCAAGCTGCGGGGCTTCCGTATCGAGGCCGGCGAGGTCGAGGCCGCTCTCGCCACCGCCCCCGGCGTCCGGCGCGCCATCGTCGGCATCCACGGCCCCGCGCTCGTCGCCGCCGTCGCCGCGGCCCCGGGCACGACGCCCGAGCAGACCGTCGAGCACACCCGCGCCCTGCTGCCGCCCCACATGGTCCCCGAACACGTCGTGGTGCTCGACGAGTTCCCGCTCACCCCGAACGGCAAGATCGACCGGCGCGCGCTCACCGCGCTGTGGGACCGGCGTCCCACCGACGCGGCGCACAACCCGCCGCGCACCGACGTCGAACGGGTCATCGCCGCGATCTGGTCCGAGGCGCTCCCCGACGGCACCGGGCCGATCGGGCGCGACGACGACTTCCTGGCCGTGGGCGGCGACTCCGTCCTCGCCACCGCCATCGTCGGGCACCTGCGCGAGGCCCTGGACACCACCCACGTGACCGTGCGCGCGGTGTTCGGCACGCGCACGGTCGCCGCACTGGCCCGGCACCTCGCCGAGCGCCACGACGCGCCCGCCGATCTCGAACAGGCCGCCGGCCTCTACCTCCACGTCGCCGCACTCACCGACGACGAGGTCGCGGCGGCACTGCTGTGA